The Enterococcus sp. 7F3_DIV0205 genome has a window encoding:
- the kdpB gene encoding potassium-transporting ATPase subunit KdpB, giving the protein MDAFKSSFKKLAPNIQVKNPVMLVVYTGAILTTILYVLTFFGYTDANPFFILAIAIILWLTILFANFAEAIAEGRGKAQAESLKQAKKDVTAHKVNSLDDVKNQKFTQIKSSELKKGDLVYVAVNEQIPMDGDVIDGAASVDESAITGESAPVIRESGGDRSAVTGGTTVVSDYLVIKVTAENGESFLDKMISMVEGTERKKTPNEIGLQIILIMLTIIFLVVSATLLPFTKFSSELVGTGSALSLTVIIALLVCLAPTTIGALVSSIGIAGMSRLNKENVIAMSGRAIEAAGDVDILLLDKTGTITLGNRRASEFIPVTGIKEYDLADAAQLSSLADETAEGRSIVILAKEKFDIRGRELNDVEVEFIEFTAKTRMSGINYQGDEIRKGAADTMKKYVEENGSLYPEECDAIVQRVANEGGTPLVVVKNNQVYGVIYLKDIVKNGVKEKFDDMRKMGIKTIMITGDNPMTAAAIAAEAGVDDFLAEATPENKMSLIRDYQEKGHLVAMTGDGTNDAPALAQADVAVAMNTGTQAAKEAGNMIDLDSSPTKLISIVKIGKQLLMTRGALTTFSIANDIAKYFAIIPVLFFSIYPALDALNIMRLTSPTTAILSAIIYNALIIVALIPLALKGVSYKEKPASQILRHNLLVYGLGGVVAPFIAIKLIDILLTVVLY; this is encoded by the coding sequence ATGGATGCATTTAAATCTTCTTTTAAAAAACTTGCGCCAAACATTCAAGTCAAAAATCCAGTGATGCTGGTGGTTTATACAGGAGCGATCTTAACGACCATACTTTATGTCTTAACATTCTTTGGTTATACAGATGCGAATCCATTTTTCATCTTAGCGATCGCCATTATCTTATGGCTGACGATTTTATTTGCTAACTTTGCTGAAGCAATTGCTGAGGGACGCGGAAAAGCACAAGCTGAAAGTTTGAAACAAGCTAAAAAAGACGTTACAGCACATAAAGTCAATTCATTAGATGATGTAAAGAATCAAAAATTTACACAAATCAAATCATCCGAACTAAAAAAAGGCGACCTTGTCTATGTTGCGGTCAACGAACAAATTCCAATGGATGGTGATGTGATAGATGGAGCAGCTTCTGTAGATGAGAGTGCTATTACAGGTGAATCGGCTCCAGTAATTCGTGAATCAGGTGGTGACCGTAGTGCGGTAACCGGTGGAACAACGGTTGTATCAGATTATCTTGTGATCAAAGTGACGGCTGAAAATGGTGAGTCTTTCTTAGACAAAATGATTTCCATGGTCGAAGGAACAGAACGCAAGAAAACACCGAATGAAATCGGCTTACAAATTATTTTGATTATGCTAACGATTATTTTCTTAGTGGTTTCGGCGACGTTGCTGCCGTTTACGAAATTCTCAAGCGAGTTAGTAGGAACAGGTTCTGCGTTATCTTTAACCGTGATCATTGCTTTACTTGTTTGTTTAGCACCAACAACTATCGGTGCACTGGTTTCTTCCATTGGGATTGCCGGGATGAGTCGGTTGAATAAAGAAAATGTTATTGCGATGAGTGGGCGTGCAATCGAAGCGGCCGGTGACGTTGATATTTTGTTATTGGATAAAACAGGAACCATAACATTAGGAAACCGCCGTGCTAGCGAATTTATTCCAGTGACAGGCATTAAAGAATACGACTTAGCGGATGCGGCGCAACTTTCTTCTTTAGCAGATGAAACAGCTGAGGGACGAAGTATCGTAATTTTGGCGAAAGAAAAATTTGATATCCGTGGTCGAGAATTAAATGATGTTGAAGTCGAATTTATTGAGTTTACAGCCAAAACACGAATGAGCGGTATCAACTATCAAGGCGATGAAATCCGTAAAGGTGCCGCCGATACAATGAAGAAATATGTGGAAGAAAACGGTAGTCTATATCCAGAAGAATGTGATGCGATTGTTCAACGGGTAGCCAATGAAGGTGGAACACCGCTAGTAGTAGTTAAAAACAATCAAGTTTACGGCGTCATTTACTTAAAAGACATCGTGAAAAATGGTGTAAAAGAGAAATTCGATGATATGCGCAAAATGGGGATCAAAACCATTATGATCACTGGGGATAACCCAATGACGGCTGCTGCCATTGCAGCAGAAGCAGGAGTAGATGATTTCTTAGCAGAAGCAACACCAGAAAATAAAATGAGTTTGATTCGTGACTATCAAGAAAAAGGACACTTAGTTGCCATGACTGGAGACGGCACAAATGATGCGCCAGCTTTAGCTCAAGCAGACGTGGCAGTGGCGATGAATACAGGAACGCAAGCAGCCAAAGAAGCGGGCAATATGATCGATCTAGATTCCAGTCCAACCAAATTGATCAGTATTGTAAAAATCGGTAAGCAATTATTGATGACCCGTGGAGCCTTAACAACCTTTAGTATTGCTAATGACATTGCGAAATACTTTGCGATCATTCCTGTGTTGTTTTTCAGTATTTATCCTGCATTGGATGCGTTGAACATCATGAGATTAACGAGCCCAACAACGGCAATATTATCAGCAATCATCTATAATGCGCTGATTATTGTAGCGTTGATTCCGTTGGCCTTAAAAGGTGTGTCTTATAAAGAGAAACCAGCGAGTCAGATTTTACGCCACAATTTATTAGTTTATGGATTGGGCGGTGTCGTGGCACCTTTTATCGCAATCAAATTGATCGATATCCTTTTGACAGTTGTTTTATATTAA